One window of the Planktothrix sp. FACHB-1365 genome contains the following:
- a CDS encoding Uma2 family endonuclease, which translates to MSPIQTQIPTDTWITATWEEYLAALDDPTYANARGYYFNGRMRLEMSPLGNPHSRDHATIIAALYLFAALRNIDLDAHDNCTYRKRGFDDAQPDASFYIGENAEIIPWETTIIDLDQFPAPDLVIEVAYSSLADDQGEKRLLYESLGVKEYWIIDVQAVKIIAFEVKNRGSYRIEQSQVLPGLEMGILEEAFRRSRQTNHGKVSAWLLSQFQG; encoded by the coding sequence ATGAGTCCTATTCAAACCCAAATCCCGACCGATACCTGGATAACAGCAACCTGGGAAGAATACCTCGCTGCATTGGATGATCCCACCTATGCTAACGCCAGAGGTTACTATTTTAATGGACGCATGAGGTTAGAAATGTCACCCCTTGGAAACCCCCATTCTCGTGATCACGCCACCATTATTGCAGCCCTTTATCTATTTGCTGCATTGCGGAATATTGATTTAGATGCTCATGATAACTGCACCTACCGTAAACGAGGGTTTGATGACGCACAACCTGATGCTTCTTTTTATATTGGTGAGAATGCAGAAATCATTCCTTGGGAAACTACAATTATTGATTTAGATCAGTTTCCTGCGCCTGATTTAGTGATAGAGGTTGCCTATTCTTCTTTAGCAGATGATCAGGGCGAAAAACGGTTACTTTATGAATCTTTAGGGGTAAAAGAATATTGGATTATTGATGTACAAGCGGTTAAAATTATTGCATTTGAGGTTAAGAATAGAGGCAGTTATAGAATTGAACAATCTCAAGTTTTACCAGGGTTAGAAATGGGAATATTAGAAGAAGCATTTCGTCGTAGTCGTCAAACAAATCATGGGAAAGTTAGTGCTTGGTTGTTATCGCAATTTCAAGGTTAA
- a CDS encoding McrC family protein: MKIIELIEHQPKFFKLEELEEAIADLIYHNYSKYIEIEYPSPKTQKQYKLTAKSYVGFIPLTPDIQIFLKPKVPIANLFRMLEYTYNLKSFQLLDGSVHCETIPEFYNRLADILTQKILEQSRKGFYRAYVKNTELLPYIRGKVDFQYQFKHPGTVKLNCEYNQYTADIEENQILLWTLYIIGRSGLCSEQLSTTVRKAYHTLQGLATQRPFKGDNCINRSYNRLNQDYQILHSLCRFFLDHCGVAHQVGNYQMFPFLVRTDILYERFVYAWLKFHLPANFEIKAQETVNFCKIIESKIDLVIYDKNTKKVSFILDTKYKIPDSKPSNSDIYQAIAYATFKKSQNAILVYPKPLNQPLNGLFPNSSIQLKSLTFSLEDDLEQSGQRFLKVLLNPE, from the coding sequence ATGAAAATAATTGAATTGATAGAACATCAACCTAAATTCTTTAAACTAGAGGAATTAGAAGAAGCGATCGCAGATCTCATCTATCATAATTATTCTAAATATATTGAAATTGAGTATCCATCCCCTAAAACCCAGAAACAATATAAACTCACTGCTAAAAGTTATGTGGGTTTTATTCCCTTAACCCCTGATATTCAGATATTCCTAAAACCTAAAGTTCCTATTGCTAATTTATTTAGGATGTTGGAATATACCTATAATTTAAAAAGTTTTCAACTCCTAGACGGATCTGTTCATTGTGAAACTATCCCAGAATTTTATAATCGATTAGCTGATATTTTAACACAAAAGATATTAGAACAAAGCCGAAAAGGATTTTATCGAGCTTATGTTAAAAATACTGAACTTTTACCTTATATTCGGGGAAAGGTTGATTTTCAATATCAATTTAAACATCCGGGGACAGTTAAACTCAATTGCGAATATAATCAGTATACGGCCGATATTGAAGAGAATCAAATCTTGTTATGGACATTATATATTATTGGTCGCAGTGGGTTATGTTCAGAACAGCTATCAACAACCGTTAGAAAAGCCTATCATACCTTACAAGGTTTAGCGACTCAACGACCTTTTAAGGGGGATAATTGTATTAATAGATCTTATAATCGACTAAATCAAGATTATCAGATTTTACATAGTTTATGTCGATTTTTCTTAGATCATTGTGGGGTAGCCCATCAAGTCGGAAATTATCAAATGTTTCCTTTTTTAGTTAGAACTGATATACTCTATGAACGCTTTGTTTATGCTTGGTTAAAGTTCCATCTTCCCGCTAATTTTGAAATTAAAGCTCAAGAAACTGTTAATTTTTGTAAAATTATAGAGTCTAAGATTGATTTAGTAATTTATGATAAGAATACAAAGAAAGTCAGCTTTATTCTCGATACTAAATATAAAATTCCTGATTCCAAACCGTCAAACTCAGACATTTATCAAGCGATCGCCTATGCTACTTTTAAAAAGAGTCAAAATGCTATTTTAGTTTATCCAAAACCTTTAAATCAACCTCTAAATGGTCTATTTCCTAACAGTTCTATCCAGTTAAAAAGCCTAACCTTTTCTTTAGAAGATGATTTAGAACAGTCTGGTCAAAGGTTTCTAAAAGTATTATTAAATCCTGAGTAG
- a CDS encoding sensor histidine kinase KdpD produces the protein MGWSEFVYLGLGLGLGIVLGRLLGGKGKQSSESLITDDSATTSNDEQQVQVLSHQLKQTQLAYQMAAEMSLFKAGFLARTSHELRSPLNSMIGSLQLILGDLCESPEEEQEFIQHAHASALKMVELLDQVIFVSKTEYGTETMDIHGIQLAKVLDEVEDLTCMQAANRSIRLKIEPPDEDIYVLADLPRLRQVLVSLVDTAIAQMSEGSVKVSVHPSPETGFIHIWVEDQRPISAWSESWDLLKSTLEKDQTPINQMTLSPGMRLLMNQTLLSLMNGRLEVLAIPSEGEESNFNRTQCSIPMVK, from the coding sequence ATGGGTTGGAGCGAATTTGTATATTTAGGGTTGGGGTTGGGGTTAGGCATCGTCTTAGGTCGGCTATTGGGGGGGAAAGGAAAACAATCATCTGAGTCCCTGATCACCGATGACTCCGCCACAACGAGCAATGATGAACAACAGGTGCAAGTCCTCTCTCATCAGTTAAAACAAACTCAACTAGCCTATCAAATGGCGGCGGAGATGAGTTTATTTAAAGCGGGATTTTTGGCTCGGACATCCCATGAGTTGCGATCGCCTCTTAATAGTATGATTGGCTCATTACAATTGATTTTAGGGGATCTGTGCGAAAGTCCAGAAGAGGAGCAAGAATTTATTCAACACGCTCACGCTTCTGCTTTGAAAATGGTGGAATTATTAGATCAAGTGATTTTTGTGTCTAAAACAGAATATGGCACAGAAACAATGGATATTCATGGGATTCAATTAGCTAAAGTCCTGGATGAAGTGGAAGATTTAACCTGTATGCAGGCGGCAAATCGTAGTATTCGATTAAAAATTGAACCCCCCGATGAAGATATTTATGTTTTAGCCGATTTACCCCGATTGCGGCAAGTTTTAGTGAGTTTAGTCGATACTGCTATTGCTCAAATGAGTGAGGGAAGTGTAAAGGTTTCTGTCCATCCGTCTCCAGAAACAGGATTTATTCATATTTGGGTTGAAGATCAACGTCCCATTAGTGCTTGGAGTGAGTCTTGGGATTTATTAAAATCAACCTTAGAAAAGGATCAAACCCCTATCAATCAAATGACATTATCCCCAGGAATGCGATTATTGATGAATCAAACCTTATTAAGTTTAATGAATGGACGTTTAGAAGTTTTAGCGATTCCTTCAGAGGGAGAAGAGTCTAATTTTAATCGGACTCAATGTTCGATTCCGATGGTTAAATAA
- a CDS encoding DUF5615 family PIN-like protein, with the protein MPIKYLIDENLPPVYQEQLKNRVSDLVVLRIGDPNTPPIGTLDPEILSWCEKFGFILVTNNRSSMPVHLADHLNNGDHIPGILVLRKQANFGQVIDDLILIALAAEENEYQDIISYVPLKK; encoded by the coding sequence ATGCCCATAAAATATCTAATTGATGAAAATCTCCCTCCTGTTTATCAAGAACAACTTAAAAATCGTGTTTCTGATCTTGTTGTTTTAAGAATTGGTGATCCGAATACTCCCCCTATTGGAACACTTGATCCTGAAATTTTGTCTTGGTGTGAAAAATTCGGATTTATTTTAGTCACTAATAACCGCAGTTCTATGCCTGTCCATTTAGCTGATCATTTAAACAATGGAGATCACATTCCTGGGATTTTAGTTTTAAGAAAACAAGCAAATTTTGGTCAAGTTATTGATGATTTAATTTTAATTGCTTTAGCTGCGGAGGAAAATGAATATCAAGATATTATTAGTTATGTTCCGTTAAAAAAATAG
- the prmC gene encoding peptide chain release factor N(5)-glutamine methyltransferase: protein MAETISGWRLGQWLEDAKAECLAVGISPNEIHWFLQELTGLDRLTLRLQTFKQQPSVPLQVPWSELTQLWQRRLTERIPVQYLVGVTHWRQFTLKVSPAVLIPRPETELIIDLAQSAAENLDQDGIWADLGTGSGAIALGLADIFPRAEIHGVDRSLEALAIAEYNAETTGFADRIQFHHGSWWQPLDFLQGKLTGMVSNPPYIPSNLIPTLQPEVAHHEPTLALDGGGDGLDCIRDLVETAPRYLRSGGLWIVEMMAGQGETVSGLLQAQGSYSGIKIIPDLAGFDRFVIAYLK from the coding sequence ATGGCGGAAACAATATCAGGGTGGCGACTGGGACAATGGTTAGAGGACGCAAAGGCAGAATGTCTCGCCGTTGGAATTTCTCCCAATGAAATCCATTGGTTTCTCCAAGAGTTAACGGGTTTGGATCGGTTGACTCTACGTTTACAAACCTTCAAACAGCAACCCTCTGTTCCTCTCCAGGTTCCTTGGTCAGAATTAACTCAACTTTGGCAACGACGCCTCACCGAACGCATCCCCGTTCAATATCTCGTGGGGGTGACTCATTGGCGTCAGTTTACCTTAAAGGTGTCTCCCGCCGTTCTAATTCCCCGTCCTGAAACAGAGTTAATCATTGATTTAGCTCAATCTGCGGCTGAAAATCTGGATCAGGATGGGATTTGGGCGGATTTGGGAACGGGAAGCGGTGCGATCGCTCTGGGTTTAGCAGATATTTTTCCCCGTGCTGAAATTCATGGGGTGGATAGGAGTTTAGAGGCTTTAGCGATCGCTGAATATAATGCTGAAACCACAGGGTTTGCTGACCGGATTCAATTCCATCACGGCTCCTGGTGGCAACCCCTAGATTTTTTACAAGGAAAACTGACGGGAATGGTCTCTAACCCCCCTTATATACCCTCTAACCTCATTCCAACCCTACAACCGGAAGTTGCCCACCATGAACCTACCTTAGCCTTAGATGGCGGTGGTGATGGCTTAGATTGTATTCGCGATTTAGTGGAAACAGCCCCCCGTTATTTGCGCTCAGGGGGCCTTTGGATTGTGGAAATGATGGCCGGACAAGGAGAAACCGTTTCAGGACTCTTACAGGCTCAGGGAAGCTATTCTGGGATTAAAATTATTCCCGACTTGGCAGGATTCGACCGTTTTGTTATAGCTTATTTGAAATAA
- a CDS encoding DUF433 domain-containing protein, producing the protein MIQSLIQLHDYFHVLASDDIRIKGTRISIEQILYEYLYNHQSPEEIQKHFTTVTLEQIYATILYYFRNQEQVSDYLENWLTATNQAEAEHDQNPPTVVKRLLKLKAEQEAVKVSQECP; encoded by the coding sequence ATGATACAATCATTGATTCAATTGCACGATTATTTTCATGTTCTTGCTTCTGATGATATCCGAATTAAAGGAACACGCATCAGCATTGAACAGATTTTGTATGAATATCTGTATAATCATCAGTCCCCTGAAGAAATTCAAAAGCATTTTACAACAGTTACATTAGAACAAATTTATGCCACTATTCTTTATTATTTTAGAAATCAAGAACAGGTTTCTGATTATTTAGAAAATTGGTTAACAGCTACGAATCAAGCTGAAGCAGAACATGATCAAAATCCTCCTACTGTTGTCAAAAGATTGCTGAAGTTAAAAGCTGAACAGGAAGCGGTTAAGGTAAGTCAAGAATGCCCATAA
- a CDS encoding Tic22 family protein → MRSIVRLGAVLGIVGSTFLLSPDPTLRWFASLPMGTQPAYALPENQILEKLRSIPVFTITDTQGAPLVATVPQADNKKASVAGVFISRNDAVAFVDNLKTRNPQLASTVQVTTVSLGEVYRMSQQAQGNQDDIQFAYVPVQKQVDLAKSVLQENGQSVNEFNGVPLFIAKGGPDQGYLTIQNGNEQVIPIFFNKEDLQNMLTQFKTQQPDLISSIKIDVVNLEGLLDALKRDNDQFLNRIVLIPPRETLEYLKQNQPNR, encoded by the coding sequence ATGAGATCAATTGTTCGTTTGGGCGCGGTATTGGGAATTGTGGGCAGCACATTCTTGCTGAGTCCTGACCCGACATTGCGTTGGTTTGCTTCTCTTCCTATGGGAACTCAACCCGCTTATGCACTGCCCGAAAACCAAATTCTGGAGAAACTCCGCTCCATTCCGGTATTTACCATTACCGATACACAGGGAGCGCCTTTAGTTGCGACTGTACCCCAAGCCGATAATAAAAAAGCGTCCGTTGCGGGTGTGTTTATTAGTCGCAATGATGCTGTTGCGTTTGTGGATAACTTAAAAACTCGTAATCCTCAGTTGGCTTCCACTGTCCAAGTCACAACGGTTTCCCTCGGTGAAGTTTATCGCATGAGTCAGCAAGCTCAAGGAAATCAAGACGACATTCAGTTTGCTTATGTCCCGGTTCAAAAACAGGTGGATTTAGCCAAGTCTGTTCTACAAGAAAATGGACAATCAGTTAACGAGTTTAACGGTGTTCCTTTGTTTATTGCTAAGGGGGGGCCAGATCAAGGCTACCTCACAATTCAAAATGGGAATGAACAGGTGATTCCAATCTTCTTTAATAAAGAAGATCTACAAAATATGTTGACTCAATTTAAAACGCAACAACCTGATTTAATCTCCAGTATTAAAATTGATGTGGTTAATTTAGAAGGGTTGTTAGATGCCTTAAAACGGGATAATGATCAATTTTTAAACCGAATTGTACTCATTCCGCCTCGTGAAACTTTAGAGTATTTGAAACAAAATCAACCTAACCGTTAA
- a CDS encoding DNA-binding protein, whose amino-acid sequence MRLQRQFNGQTITLDTRTPLGSGGEGRIYRVLEDPNLVAKIYHKPTDEDADKLTVMYNYPPATAMVSPGMTAIAWPIDLLHTTDHKRQILGYLMPRVSKATPIHIFYTPKSRRQQKPLFNYLYLHRTARNLVASFADLHSSGYVIGDVNESNILVSDTALVTLVDTDSFQVRDPDTGLIYRCPVGKAEFTPPELQGQAFRDLNRTPEQDRFGLAVLIFLLLMEGTHPFSGVYQGSGDPPAIESRVRAGHFVYGTRQVPYQPMPFAPPFQLLYPKLQQLFIQCFEAGFNNPQARPDAKTWLMVLKEAEANLITCSQQLEHRYGNHLNDCPWCDRTEKLGGRDPFPSRQAVTQQQHLQPLKRKRKRVLNNKPAPVQRPLFSPINRSSVPSPTAKKSLVLPQVPTLHLQNLFGSLFAGIVLGGLWGTSVLSAIIALIFAFVDGKQGIFGGLIVGAMWGSFLGVVISVYLPPPGGINRGIALILGGWSGIFIAAVIAGLIFGVMEQEPLIGKTLMWGAVMGMVWGAIWHLFKPPLSLPNIGRLWGRRGAFVGGVWGSYLGTLGGMGLGILAVGWQQFEAIQPNLNSTSSFSEITLRIIATTIVAAGVGTIGGTLAGGVFGMIGGAPSLPLSLHLSGRRGAFIGAIWGNFLGAISGAGLGVLGATTFANVLDTSSTTGTTSLLIGSIIVSAGIGSIWGMISGLIWGAFGKL is encoded by the coding sequence ATGCGGCTGCAACGCCAGTTCAACGGACAAACCATTACCCTTGATACCCGCACCCCGCTAGGGAGTGGGGGAGAAGGACGCATCTATAGGGTTTTAGAAGATCCGAATTTAGTTGCCAAAATCTACCATAAACCCACCGACGAAGACGCTGATAAACTCACCGTCATGTATAACTATCCCCCCGCAACGGCGATGGTTTCCCCTGGAATGACGGCGATCGCATGGCCCATTGACCTGCTGCATACCACCGATCATAAACGGCAAATCCTGGGTTATTTGATGCCGCGTGTCAGCAAAGCTACCCCCATTCATATTTTCTATACCCCGAAAAGTCGTCGCCAACAAAAGCCTTTATTTAATTATTTATATCTCCATCGCACCGCCCGCAATTTAGTTGCGTCCTTTGCCGATTTACATAGTAGTGGATATGTGATTGGGGATGTTAACGAATCTAATATTTTAGTGAGTGATACCGCTTTAGTTACCCTTGTTGATACCGACTCTTTCCAAGTTCGAGATCCCGATACGGGGTTGATTTATCGCTGTCCCGTTGGTAAAGCTGAATTTACCCCCCCAGAACTCCAAGGTCAAGCCTTTCGGGACTTAAACCGCACCCCAGAACAAGATCGGTTTGGACTGGCGGTGTTAATCTTTCTCCTCCTGATGGAAGGAACACACCCGTTTTCTGGGGTTTATCAAGGAAGTGGCGACCCTCCAGCCATTGAGTCTAGGGTGAGAGCGGGTCATTTTGTCTATGGGACAAGACAGGTTCCCTATCAACCGATGCCTTTTGCGCCTCCATTTCAATTGTTATATCCAAAATTACAACAATTATTTATTCAATGTTTTGAAGCCGGATTTAATAATCCTCAAGCTCGACCCGATGCTAAAACTTGGTTAATGGTATTAAAGGAAGCTGAAGCGAATTTAATTACCTGTAGTCAACAATTAGAACATCGGTATGGAAATCATTTAAACGATTGTCCTTGGTGCGATCGCACGGAAAAATTAGGAGGACGAGATCCCTTTCCTTCCCGTCAAGCCGTTACCCAACAACAACATTTACAACCCCTCAAACGCAAACGTAAACGAGTCTTAAACAATAAACCCGCTCCAGTTCAGCGTCCTTTATTTTCACCGATAAATCGTTCTAGTGTTCCCTCACCAACGGCTAAAAAATCATTAGTTTTGCCCCAAGTTCCTACTTTACACCTACAAAATTTATTCGGAAGTTTATTTGCGGGAATTGTATTAGGGGGACTCTGGGGAACTTCAGTTTTATCCGCAATTATTGCACTAATTTTTGCTTTTGTAGATGGGAAACAAGGAATTTTTGGCGGTTTAATCGTAGGCGCAATGTGGGGGAGTTTTTTAGGGGTAGTTATTAGTGTGTATTTGCCTCCACCAGGGGGAATAAATCGAGGAATTGCATTAATTTTGGGGGGATGGTCAGGGATTTTTATTGCGGCGGTCATTGCTGGATTAATCTTTGGTGTTATGGAACAGGAACCCTTGATTGGTAAAACCTTAATGTGGGGGGCTGTAATGGGCATGGTTTGGGGTGCTATTTGGCATTTATTTAAACCTCCTTTATCCCTCCCTAATATTGGGCGGTTGTGGGGAAGACGAGGTGCTTTTGTGGGAGGAGTTTGGGGGTCATATTTAGGAACATTAGGCGGAATGGGATTAGGAATTTTAGCTGTTGGGTGGCAGCAATTTGAAGCGATACAACCTAATCTTAATTCAACATCATCTTTCTCGGAAATTACCCTCAGAATAATTGCTACTACTATTGTGGCGGCGGGTGTTGGAACTATTGGTGGTACTTTAGCTGGGGGGGTATTTGGAATGATTGGAGGTGCCCCTAGTTTACCCTTATCCCTGCATTTATCAGGACGAAGAGGGGCTTTTATCGGTGCAATTTGGGGGAATTTTTTAGGGGCAATTTCTGGCGCAGGATTAGGGGTTTTAGGAGCAACAACTTTTGCCAATGTTTTAGATACTTCTTCAACAACAGGTACAACTTCTTTATTAATCGGTTCAATTATTGTATCGGCTGGAATTGGCAGTATTTGGGGAATGATTTCGGGTTTAATTTGGGGTGCTTTTGGCAAACTTTAA
- a CDS encoding L-threonylcarbamoyladenylate synthase: protein MVQVSIDALIDVAISGNKVVSFPTDTVPALATRPDQAELIFQTKQRSQDKPLILMGATPEALWPYVKGTVEELLIWQQIAQHYWPGALTLVLPASEKVSPGMNPIDPSTIGIRVPNCAIAQHILSRTGPMATTSANLSGQPPLLTLAEINTQFPDVVTLFSSECDATLTASTIPSTVAKWQGNSWKILRQGAINLSSKNGD, encoded by the coding sequence ATGGTTCAAGTTTCTATTGATGCGTTAATTGATGTGGCGATTTCGGGTAATAAGGTGGTTAGTTTCCCGACCGATACTGTACCTGCTTTAGCCACCCGTCCTGATCAAGCTGAATTGATTTTTCAAACAAAACAACGGAGTCAAGATAAACCGTTAATCTTAATGGGAGCTACACCGGAAGCCTTATGGCCCTATGTGAAGGGAACAGTAGAAGAATTATTAATTTGGCAACAAATTGCTCAACATTATTGGCCTGGGGCGTTAACGTTGGTGTTACCTGCTTCTGAAAAAGTTTCCCCAGGGATGAACCCAATAGATCCCTCTACTATTGGTATCCGGGTTCCCAATTGTGCGATCGCTCAACATATTTTATCCCGCACCGGCCCAATGGCAACCACCAGCGCCAATTTATCAGGACAACCCCCATTATTAACATTAGCAGAAATTAATACTCAATTTCCTGATGTTGTCACGTTATTTTCCTCAGAATGTGATGCAACCCTCACCGCTTCCACGATCCCTTCAACAGTAGCGAAATGGCAAGGAAATAGTTGGAAAATATTACGACAGGGAGCCATTAATTTATCGAGTAAAAATGGAGATTAA
- a CDS encoding McrB family protein — MEIDNLDKKSIIEFGLQKIPEIYQYIYYELIDIYFNWLEDISFDYIYFKFDLDLFRTPIDYVSNIVDIECETSYFDFRILDWLKTNWTKLVKSRFYNFIDYYQIEIDLFIFVFFYFKKIYDFNFDVNSYIFEEFYIRLFQEYIDIDPLVQLIKFKLGMDEIDSEENYEDNKLLDIINNHIVDLIIVQDRTISERLELVFGGKNYLDKSIEETLKIEIDHSFLENEFDDFERENTKLYEQEIKIKQILDNWEEVELDESLLAARELAKYFNGQIINLLEYNDKNSFIGDQKNMQSKNFTAFSYDSVLPKYLFSSQTFEIIEQLSIKYNQGLSSFLSFTQNNNEKIEEFIEQPFNQLCCAVFNKLPRIITSCYTQPKWYQAELKQVLGVDNILYIKLNQNSLSFGVDINKQRDLLFNNLINRETSWELGNCVDLESLFSLSHHEIVISKNDLINYSTNKIINLIEEKFRNHHNLIKSDLLIKYNLHECSKETGIDETELQRWVNNINRKGQIILQGPPGTGKTFIAKKLAEHFTKGRDGFSEIIQFHPSYSYEDFIQGIRPRTENGQLTYDLVPGRFLEFCKKAKSYDDTCVLIIDEINRANLSNVFGELMYLLEYREEKINLAGSHEPFKVPENVRIIGTMNTADRSIALVDHALRRRFSFIKIAPNYTILKRYHENEEINFSIDQLIQVLQDINKMINDLNYEIGISFFMIGNIKDNFQDIWKMEIEPYLEEYFYNGLDKIEEFRWDKVKIKLGLNADENN; from the coding sequence ATGGAAATTGATAATTTAGACAAAAAATCAATTATTGAATTTGGATTGCAAAAAATTCCAGAAATATATCAATATATTTATTATGAATTAATAGATATATACTTTAACTGGCTTGAAGATATTTCCTTTGATTATATTTATTTTAAATTCGATCTGGACTTGTTTAGAACTCCTATAGACTATGTATCGAATATAGTAGATATAGAATGTGAAACGAGTTATTTTGACTTTAGGATATTAGACTGGCTTAAAACAAATTGGACTAAGCTGGTTAAATCAAGATTTTATAACTTTATAGATTATTATCAAATTGAAATAGATTTATTTATTTTTGTATTTTTTTATTTTAAAAAGATTTATGATTTTAATTTTGATGTTAATTCATACATATTTGAAGAATTCTATATACGTCTATTTCAAGAATATATAGACATTGATCCTCTAGTACAATTAATTAAGTTTAAACTGGGAATGGATGAAATAGACTCAGAGGAAAATTACGAAGATAATAAATTATTAGATATAATTAATAATCACATTGTTGATTTAATTATTGTACAAGATAGAACAATATCTGAACGTTTGGAATTGGTTTTTGGAGGAAAAAATTATTTAGATAAATCAATTGAAGAAACACTAAAAATAGAAATTGATCATAGCTTTTTGGAAAATGAATTTGATGATTTTGAAAGAGAGAATACAAAACTTTATGAACAAGAAATAAAAATAAAACAAATTTTAGATAATTGGGAAGAAGTAGAACTTGATGAGTCATTGTTAGCTGCTAGAGAATTAGCTAAGTATTTTAATGGTCAAATTATTAATTTATTGGAATATAATGATAAAAATTCTTTTATAGGCGATCAAAAAAATATGCAATCTAAAAATTTCACCGCATTCAGTTATGATTCTGTACTTCCTAAGTATTTATTTTCTAGTCAAACTTTTGAAATTATAGAGCAGTTATCTATTAAGTACAATCAAGGTTTGTCATCATTCCTTAGTTTTACTCAAAATAATAATGAGAAAATAGAGGAATTTATTGAACAACCTTTTAATCAACTGTGTTGTGCTGTTTTTAATAAACTTCCTAGAATAATAACCTCCTGTTATACACAGCCCAAATGGTATCAAGCAGAATTAAAGCAAGTATTAGGGGTTGATAATATTTTATATATCAAGCTTAATCAAAATTCTTTATCTTTTGGTGTTGACATAAATAAGCAGAGAGATTTACTTTTCAATAACTTAATTAATAGAGAAACTTCATGGGAGTTAGGGAATTGTGTTGATTTAGAATCTTTATTTTCCTTATCTCATCATGAAATAGTTATTAGCAAAAATGATTTAATAAATTACTCAACTAATAAAATTATTAATTTAATTGAAGAAAAATTTAGAAATCACCATAACTTGATTAAATCTGACTTATTGATTAAATATAACTTACACGAATGTTCTAAAGAAACAGGAATTGATGAAACTGAACTTCAGAGATGGGTAAACAATATTAACCGCAAAGGACAAATTATTTTACAAGGGCCACCGGGAACAGGAAAAACCTTTATTGCAAAAAAATTAGCTGAACATTTCACTAAAGGTAGAGATGGTTTTTCAGAAATTATTCAATTTCATCCTTCCTATAGTTATGAAGATTTTATTCAAGGAATACGTCCTCGGACTGAAAACGGACAATTAACTTATGATTTAGTTCCAGGTCGGTTTTTAGAATTTTGTAAAAAAGCCAAATCTTATGATGATACTTGTGTTTTGATTATTGATGAAATTAATCGAGCAAATTTATCAAATGTGTTTGGGGAATTAATGTATTTATTAGAATATCGAGAGGAAAAAATCAATTTAGCGGGTAGTCATGAACCTTTTAAGGTTCCTGAAAATGTTAGGATTATTGGAACAATGAATACCGCAGATCGTTCTATTGCGTTAGTTGATCATGCGTTGCGTCGTCGTTTTAGTTTTATTAAAATTGCTCCAAATTATACGATTTTAAAACGTTATCATGAAAACGAGGAAATCAACTTTTCAATAGATCAACTCATTCAAGTTCTTCAAGATATCAATAAAATGATTAATGATCTGAATTATGAAATCGGGATATCCTTCTTTATGATAGGGAATATTAAGGATAATTTTCAAGATATTTGGAAAATGGAAATCGAACCCTATTTAGAAGAATATTTTTATAATGGACTGGATAAAATAGAGGAATTTCGTTGGGATAAAGTTAAAATTAAACTGGGTTTAAATGCTGATGAAAATAATTGA